One Mycolicibacterium rufum genomic window, ACCGCCCGCGCCAGCGGAGCGGGCTACCGGTGGGCCAACCCGTCGCGGCTGATCGAAGGTGAGCTCGAGGAACTGCTGGCCGGCGCGGACGTCGTCGTCGTCCGCATCCTGGGCGGTTACCGCGCCTGGGAGGAGGGCATCGACGCGGTGGTCGCCAGCGGCGTGCCCGCCGTGGTGGTCAGCGGGGAGCAGGCCCCCGACGCCGACCTGATGAACCGGTCGACGACGCCCGCCGGCGTCGCGCTGCAGGCGCACGTCTACCTCGCCCAGGGCGGCGTCGAGAACCTCGCGAACCTGCACGCGTTCCTGTCGGACACGTTGCTGATGACCGGTTTCGGTTTCGCCGAGCCGACGAGCACCCCGGCGTGGGGCGTGCTGGAGCGGCGCGCCGGGCGAACCGAGGGGCCCACGGTGGCGGTGCTCTACTACCGGGCCCAGCACCTGGCCGGCAACACCGCCTACGTGGAGGCGCTGTGTGACGCCATTGACGAGGCGGGGGGCGTGGCAGTACCGGTGTTCTGCGCGTCGCTGCGCACGCCCGAGCCCGCGCTGATCGAATTGCTCGGCACCGCTGACGCGATGGTCACCACGGTGCTGGCCGCGGGCGGAGCCACCCCGGCGGCGGTGTCCGCAGGGGGCGCCGACGACACGTGGAACGTGGCTCACCTTGCCGCCCTTGATGTTCCGATCTTGCAGGGATTGTGCCTGACGTCGTCGCGCAGCCAGTGGGAGGCGAACGACGACGGCATGTCGCCGCTCGACGTCGCCACCCAGGTCGCGGTGCCGGAGTTCGACGGCAGGATCATCACGGTCCCGTTCTCGTTCAAGGAGATCGACGACGAAGGTCTGATCACGTACGTCGCCGATCCCGAGCGCTGTGCCCGGGTGGCCGGGCTCGCGGTGCGGCACGCGCGGCTGCGCTCCGTCGCTCCCGCCGACAAGCGCGTCGGCCTGGTGTTTTCGGCGTATCCGACCAAGCACGCCCGCATCGGCAACGCGGTGGGACTCGACACCCCGGCCAGCGCGATCGCCCTGCTCGGCGCGATGCGGGACGCCGGTTACGACGTCGGCGACGTCCCGGGCCTCGATGCCGGTGACGGTGACGCACTGATCCACGCGCTGATCGAACGCGGCGGCCAGGACCCGGACTGGCTCACCGAGACCCAACTGGCCGGCAACCCGATCCGGGTGTCCGCCAAGGACTATCGCGCGTGGTTCGCCACGCTGCCCGCCGGCCTCGCCGACGCCGTGGTCGAGCACTGGGGCCCCCCGCCGGGCGAGCTGTTCGTCGACCGTAGCGGTGACCCCGACGGCGAGATCGTCATCGCCGCCATGCAATCCGGCAACGTGGTCATCATCGTGCAGCCGCCGCGCGGGTTCGGCGAGAACCCGGTTGCCATCTATCACGACCCGGACCTGCCGCCGAGCCACCACTACCTCGCGGCGTACCGCTGGCTCGACGGTGCCTTCGGCAACAGCTTCCGGGCGGACGTCGTCGTGCACCTCGGCAAGCACGGCAACCTGGAATGGCTACCGGGCAAGACGTTGGGCATGTCGTCGTCCTGTGGCACCGACGCCGCGCTGGGTGATCTCCCGCTCGTCTACCCGTTCCTGGTCAACGACCCGGGGGAGGGCACCCAGGCCAAGCGGCGCGCCCACGCGACGCTGATCGACCACCTGATCCCGCCGATGGCGCGCGCCGAGACCTACGGTGACATCGCCCGTCTCGAGCAGTTGCTCGACGAGCACGCCAACATCTCCGCCCTGGACCCGGGCAAGCTGCCCGCGATCCGGCAGCAGATCTGGACGCTGATGCGGGCGGCCAAGATGGACCACGATCTCGGTCTCGAGGACCGGCCCGACGAGGACTCCTTCGACGACATGCTCCTGCACGTCGACGGCTGGCTGTGCGAGATCAAGGACGTGCAGATCCGCGACGGGCTGCACATCCTCGGCCAACGGCCCACGGGGGACAGCGAACTCGACCTGGTGCTGGCGATCCTGCGGGCGCGCCAACTCTTCGGCGGCGAACAGACCGTGCCCGGTCTGCGGCAGGCGCTGGGTCTGGCCGAGGACGGTCACGACGACCGCTCCGCCGTCGACGAGGCGGAAGCGCGCGCACGCGGACTCGTTGCCGCACTGCAGAACAGCGGCTGGGACGCGGGCGTGGTCGACACGCTGACCGACGACCGCGACGTCGCGGCGATCCTGCGGTTCGCGGCGACCGAGGTGGTGCCCCGGCTGTCGCAGACCTCGGGGGAGATCGACCAGGTGCTGCGGGCGCTCGAGGGGCACTTCATCCCGTCCGGGCCGTCGGGTTCGCCGCTGCGCGGACTGGTCAATGTGCTGCCCACGGGGCGGAACTTCTACTCGGTCGACCCCAAGGCGGTGCCGTCCCGGTTGGCGTGGGAAACCGGTGTGGCGATGGCGGATTCGCTGCTGGAGCGGTACCGGGCCGATCACGGGCACTGGCCGGAATCGGTCGGTCTGTCGGTGTGGGGCACGTCGGCGATGCGCACCGCGGGTGACGACATCGCCGAGGTGCTGGCGCTGCTCGGGGTGCGGCCGATCTGGGACGACGCGTCGCGGCGGGTCGTCGACGTCGAGGCGATCCCGCTGAGCGAGTTGGGCCGGCCCCGGATCGACGTCACCGTGCGGATCTCGGGCTTCTTCCGCGATGCCTTCCCGCATGTGGTCGCCATGCTCGACGACGCGGTGCGACTCGTCGCCGGTCTGGACGAGCCGGACGAGGACAACCTGGTGCGCGCCCACGCGCGGGTCGACCTGGCCGAGCACGGTGATGAAAGGCGAGCGACCACAAGGATTTTCGGGTCCAAGCCGGGAACGTACGGTGCGGGTCTGCTGCAGCTGATCGACAGCCGCAACTGGCGCGATGACGCCGACCTCGCCGCCGTGTACACAGCCTGGGGCGGGTTCGCCTACGGCCGCGGGCTGGACGGGGCGGCGGCCACCGACGACATGAACCGGGCCTACCGGCGGATCGCGGTGGCGGCGAAGAACACCGACACCCGCGAACACGACATCGCCGACTCCGACGACTACTTCCAGTATCACGGCGGCATGGTCGCGACCGTGCGTGCCCTGACCGGCACGGCGCCCGCCGCCTACATCGGCGACAACACCCGCCCCGACGCGGTGCGCACCCGGACCCTGTCGGAGGAGACCACCCGAGTGTTCCGGGCCAGGGTGGTGAATCCGCGCTGGATGAACGCGATGCGCAGGCACGGCTACAAGGGCGCCTTCGAGATGGCCGCGACGGTCGACTACCTCTTCGGGTACGACGCCACCGCCGGGGTGATGGCCGACTGGATGTACGAGCAGCTCTCGGCGAGCTACGTGCTCGACGACGAGAACCGCAAGTTCATGTCGGAGTCCAATCCGTGGGCGCTGCACGGCATGGCCGAACGCCTGCTGGAGGCCGCCGGGCGCGGCATGTGGGCGGCGCCGGAGCAGGCGACGCTCGACGGGTTGCGGCAGGTGCTGCTGGAGACCGAGGGCGATCTCGAAGGCTGACGGGATCTGTCGGCGCAGAATCCCTGCACGCGTCCGCGACCGTTCGACGTTCGATCCGTCTGACGGGCTTCGGAGAGTACTGATCGATCGGCCGTCGAGTCCGAGCGGCGAACTCCGGTACTCCCTTGCTTGTCAGACCCCGGAGGTAGTGTCGGTGTCATGTTCGAACACGTGTTCGATATCGACTGGGAAGTCGATGTCACCGCCTCTGAGGCGCAACTGCGCGACATGGTGGCTCGGTGCGAACACCTGAAAGCCGCCGCCGCGGCCGCGCAGGCCCGCGCGACCGCTTTGTGGGCCCAGAAACGGCGTGCTGCTGAGGAGGCCGCTGGGACGCCTTCGCGGAAACGGGGGCGCGGGTTGGCTTCGGAGATCGCGTTGGCGAGGCTGGACGCCCCGGTCACTGGCAACACCCACCTCGGGATGGCCAATGCGTTGGTTTACGAGATGCCGCATACCCTGGCGGCGCTGGAATCGGGGGTGCTCACCGAGTACCGGGCGTCGCTGATCGTCAAGCAGTCGGCGTGTTTGACCGTGGAGGACCGCCGCGCGCTGGATGCCGAACTGTGCGCCAACCCCGACTCACTGACGGGGTTGGGGAATGCGCGCATCGAGGCCGCCGCCGCGGCGATCGCCGCCCGCCTCGACGCCGCCGCGGTCGTGGAACGGAAGAACAAGGCCGCCCAGAGCGCCGGGGCGTGGACCCGCTGCGCGGCCAACGGCATGGTGTATCTGACGTTCCTGATGCCGCTGCGCCAAGGGGTCGGGGTCTACGCCGCCCTGAAACGGGAAGCCGACACCACCGGCGACGGCCGCCCCCGCGGGCAGGTGATGACCGACACCCTCTATGAGCGGGTGACTGCCCGGCCGGCCGAGCAACCCTCGCCGGTGGCGGTGAATCTGGTGCTGGCCGACACCACCCTGTTCGGCGAAGACGATTCCCCGGGCTGGGTGCAGGGCTACGGGCCGGTGCCCGCGGTGGTCGCGCGCACCCTGGTCTCCGACGCGGTCACCGACGAGACCGCCAAAGCCACCCTGCGCCGCCTCTACCGCCACCCCGACAGCGGACAGTTGGTCGCGATGGAATCCAAAGCCAGGATCTTTCCGAAAGGGTTGCGGGCCTTCATCGGGCTGCGCGACCAGACCTGCCGGACGCCGTACTGCAACGCCCCGATCCGCCATTACGACCACACCACCCCCGCCCGCGAGGGCGGGGCAACGAGCGCCGGCAACGGGGCGGGGTCATGCGAGGCGTGCAACTACGCCAAAGAAGCGCCCGGCTGGACCGTCCGCACTGACGACCACCACGGCCGCCACACCGCCACCTACACCACCCCCACCGGCGCGACCTACCGCTCCACCGCACCACCACTGCCCGGACCCACCCGACGACACAGTGCGATCGAGGCCAGGCTCAGCGTCCTGCTCGCGCAGCACCGCGCCGCCTGACGCGGGACCGCAGCGCCGAACGCGGCACCGGAGCGCCGCGGTTACATTGTTGCCATGCCCGTGACGTTCGCCGAGGTCGCCAAGTCCGAGTACATCCTTCTCACCACGTTCACCAAGGACGGTCGCCCGAAGCCGACCGCGATCTGGGCGGCGCCGGTGGGGGACCGGTTGATCGCGATCACCCAGGAGAAGTCGTGGAAGGTCAAGCGCATCCGCAACACGTC contains:
- the cobN gene encoding cobaltochelatase subunit CobN, producing the protein MDLTVVRYEWGVSTVALLSTSDTDLITARASGAGYRWANPSRLIEGELEELLAGADVVVVRILGGYRAWEEGIDAVVASGVPAVVVSGEQAPDADLMNRSTTPAGVALQAHVYLAQGGVENLANLHAFLSDTLLMTGFGFAEPTSTPAWGVLERRAGRTEGPTVAVLYYRAQHLAGNTAYVEALCDAIDEAGGVAVPVFCASLRTPEPALIELLGTADAMVTTVLAAGGATPAAVSAGGADDTWNVAHLAALDVPILQGLCLTSSRSQWEANDDGMSPLDVATQVAVPEFDGRIITVPFSFKEIDDEGLITYVADPERCARVAGLAVRHARLRSVAPADKRVGLVFSAYPTKHARIGNAVGLDTPASAIALLGAMRDAGYDVGDVPGLDAGDGDALIHALIERGGQDPDWLTETQLAGNPIRVSAKDYRAWFATLPAGLADAVVEHWGPPPGELFVDRSGDPDGEIVIAAMQSGNVVIIVQPPRGFGENPVAIYHDPDLPPSHHYLAAYRWLDGAFGNSFRADVVVHLGKHGNLEWLPGKTLGMSSSCGTDAALGDLPLVYPFLVNDPGEGTQAKRRAHATLIDHLIPPMARAETYGDIARLEQLLDEHANISALDPGKLPAIRQQIWTLMRAAKMDHDLGLEDRPDEDSFDDMLLHVDGWLCEIKDVQIRDGLHILGQRPTGDSELDLVLAILRARQLFGGEQTVPGLRQALGLAEDGHDDRSAVDEAEARARGLVAALQNSGWDAGVVDTLTDDRDVAAILRFAATEVVPRLSQTSGEIDQVLRALEGHFIPSGPSGSPLRGLVNVLPTGRNFYSVDPKAVPSRLAWETGVAMADSLLERYRADHGHWPESVGLSVWGTSAMRTAGDDIAEVLALLGVRPIWDDASRRVVDVEAIPLSELGRPRIDVTVRISGFFRDAFPHVVAMLDDAVRLVAGLDEPDEDNLVRAHARVDLAEHGDERRATTRIFGSKPGTYGAGLLQLIDSRNWRDDADLAAVYTAWGGFAYGRGLDGAAATDDMNRAYRRIAVAAKNTDTREHDIADSDDYFQYHGGMVATVRALTGTAPAAYIGDNTRPDAVRTRTLSEETTRVFRARVVNPRWMNAMRRHGYKGAFEMAATVDYLFGYDATAGVMADWMYEQLSASYVLDDENRKFMSESNPWALHGMAERLLEAAGRGMWAAPEQATLDGLRQVLLETEGDLEG
- a CDS encoding HNH endonuclease, with the translated sequence MFEHVFDIDWEVDVTASEAQLRDMVARCEHLKAAAAAAQARATALWAQKRRAAEEAAGTPSRKRGRGLASEIALARLDAPVTGNTHLGMANALVYEMPHTLAALESGVLTEYRASLIVKQSACLTVEDRRALDAELCANPDSLTGLGNARIEAAAAAIAARLDAAAVVERKNKAAQSAGAWTRCAANGMVYLTFLMPLRQGVGVYAALKREADTTGDGRPRGQVMTDTLYERVTARPAEQPSPVAVNLVLADTTLFGEDDSPGWVQGYGPVPAVVARTLVSDAVTDETAKATLRRLYRHPDSGQLVAMESKARIFPKGLRAFIGLRDQTCRTPYCNAPIRHYDHTTPAREGGATSAGNGAGSCEACNYAKEAPGWTVRTDDHHGRHTATYTTPTGATYRSTAPPLPGPTRRHSAIEARLSVLLAQHRAA